AATGTCGACTTATGACGAAGATGGACGCGAATCCGTTCCAAGTGATGTTGTAAAGATAAAGACTCTGCCTTTGATCGAGTCTGTTAGTTTCATAGAAGCTATCAGCAATCTTCCAAGAAGAGTGAAAATTATCTGGAGACCTCATCCAAACCCTAGAGTAAAAGAGTATATTGTAGAAAGAAGCGAGCCGGATAATCGGGATTGGAAAAAGATAGCTACGATAAAAGGTAGGCTTCAAGCAGAATATATAGATAAAGGACTAAAGGATAATCATTTATATTTTTACAGAGTTAAAGTAAAAACCTATGACGGTATCGTATCGGCCCCTAGTAAAGTAGTTAAAGCCTTTACAAAGCCAAGGCCAAAGATTGTTAAAGATTTAAAAGCTACAACCGATTTACCAAAGAAAATAGTAGTTAGTTGGAAGAAAAACCCAGAATCAGACATAAGCCATTATAACGTTTACAGAAGTTCGGTATCTAATCTATTTTTCACGCTCCATGCAAAAGTTAAAAAGAATGAATATACTGATATGATTGGAGAAGACGGGGTAGTTAAGTTTTATAAAGTAACGGCCGTAGATAAAGATGGACTAGAGAGTTTTAAACAAGACACACCTGTTATGGGTTCAACGCTTCCAAAACCTGAGGCTCCTGTAATAATCTCTTCCAATATAGAAGGCAATTCTGTTATTATAAAATGGCATCCAAGAGATGATAGAGCGGTAAGTTATATGGTTGTTAAGATAGAAAAGCAGGGCTTTTTAAACTCTAAAGAGTATAAATATAAAAATATAAAAAATACTACTTTTAAAGATAGTTCTATCATTCCGAACGTAAAATATACATATATAATATATGCCGTTGATAGATACGGTATAATTTCGAAGCCTTCGGAAGAGGTTGAGATCTATATAAAAAAGTAAGATATGCCTCATATAGTAGTAAAAGATTATAAAAGGTTTACAGTACCCGTTAAAAAAGAGAAGTTTGATTTTTTATGGTTCGCAGAGCCTTTAATAAACGCAAAAGAGAAACTAGTAGGAGCAATTTACGAAAAGACTCCCTTTTTGATTACCTTGAAAGATAATAAAAGAGGAGAAACCGTTATAAAAAGCGATAAAGTTACTAGACTTTCTCCTACGACGGTAGTCAAAAAAGCTCTTAAAAACTTTTGCGAACTTGCCGAATGTGACGTTATAAGAACCAACATATCTCAAATTAGCGACAGACATCTTAAAAAGAGCGAAGAGTTTCTAAAAACAATAGAGTTCTTTGCAGATAACTTTCCAAAAAATAGAGAGGTTTGGATAGAGATAGGTTTTGGAAGTGGAAGGTATCTTCTATATCAGGCTAAAAACAATCCGGACACTCTTTTTATAGGGATAGAGATACATAGACCCTCGATAGAACAAGTTTTAAAACAGATAGAGATCCAAAAACTTGAAAATCTTTATATCATAGATTATGACGCAAGACTATTTTTAGAGTTTGTCCCCTCAAACATAGTTGGCAAAATTTTTGTTCATTTTCCGGTTCCATGGGACAAAAAGCCTCATAGAAGAGTTATATCAAAAAAGTTTATCCAAGAGGCAAAAAGAGTTTTAAAAGTTGGAGGAGTTTTAGAACTTAGAACAGATAGTAAAAACTATTTTGACTACTCTTTGGAGCTCTTTTTGGAACAAAACAGAGTCAAATTGGAAGTAACGAAAAATATTAAGCCTCCAATTACTAGCAAGTATGAAGATAGATGGAGAAGATTGCAAAAAGATATTTACGATATAAGAATGGTAAATCTAGAAAAATCAGCACCATTGAAGATAAGTTTTGGCTTTGATTTTGAAAAAGAGTTTGATATAGAAAAAATCATAAAAAATTTTGACAGCAAACCGAAAGTTTTCGAGGACTATTTTGTCCATTTTGAGAGAGTTTATAAAATCGACGAAAACAGAATATTGCTGAGATTATCTTTTGGAAATTTTGACAGACCTGAGCATAAATATATATTGATAGAGGGTAAAAATGCATCCTATTTTTCAAAAAAACCGGTTTTGTCAAAAGCAAATATCGAGGCTCACAAAAAAATAGAAGAGTTGTTACATGGCAAATAAGGTTATAGTAGCGGAAGATTTGACGCTGGCATACAAAAAGGATGAACCGGTTATAAAAAATAGCAGTTTTAGTATAGAGAGCGGAAGTTTTATTTTTATAACGGGACCAAGCGGAAGCGGAAAATCTACGCTTATAAAATCTTTTTATGGAGCACTGAAGCCACTTAAAGGAGAATTGATTATAGGCGGGGTTGAACTGCATAATATCAAAAAATCGAAACTTAGTTTTTTGAGAAAATATTTAGGGATAATTTTTCAAGATTATAAACTCATAAACGAATGGAGTGTTAAAAAAAATGTAATGCTGCCTCTTTTGATAGCAGGATATTCAAAAGAGGTTTGCGAAAATCAGACTAAAAAGCTTTTAAAACATGTAAAACTCTCAAACAAAGCCGACAAATATCCTTTGGAACTTAGCGGAGGAGAGCAGCAAAGAGTAGCAATGGCAAGAGCTCTTGCACATAATCCTGTTATCATTCTCGCCGATGAACCAACCGGTAATCTAGACGATTACTCATCCAACCTGATTTGGAATCTTCTTGTTGGGGCAAATGAACAGCTAGGCACTACCGTTGTGGTAGTTACGCATCACATTCCTTCTCAGTTTCATGTAAATTTCAAACATTTCCATATCGAGGACGGTACTGTTTATGAAATCTCTTAAAAATCATCTATCTTTGATAATCCCGCTTTTTTCTATATTTTTTGCAATCGAATTTTACGTGATATTAGATAGAGTCATAAAAAGTTATGAGAACAACTTAAGAGACGATTATACGATTTTGCTAGTTGCAAACAAAGACATTAAAAACGAAGATGTAAGTTCATATGTTGATTTGGCAAATCTTGAAATAATTGATCCAAAATTTATGATAGATAGACTTCAAAAAGATGATATATCTATAGATATTGAAGAGCTAAGAACATTTTTGCCTAAATTTTACAAGGTAAAGTTGGAACATTTTCCCTCATCAAAAGAGTTAAAAAGTATTAAAGAGCGATTAAAAAGAGTTGACGGAGTTGAGAGAGTGGAAACTTTTTCCAAATCTCATACTAAAATATATACTCTTTTGATAGTGTTAAAACAGATA
This Nitrosophilus labii DNA region includes the following protein-coding sequences:
- the trmB gene encoding tRNA (guanosine(46)-N7)-methyltransferase TrmB — protein: MPHIVVKDYKRFTVPVKKEKFDFLWFAEPLINAKEKLVGAIYEKTPFLITLKDNKRGETVIKSDKVTRLSPTTVVKKALKNFCELAECDVIRTNISQISDRHLKKSEEFLKTIEFFADNFPKNREVWIEIGFGSGRYLLYQAKNNPDTLFIGIEIHRPSIEQVLKQIEIQKLENLYIIDYDARLFLEFVPSNIVGKIFVHFPVPWDKKPHRRVISKKFIQEAKRVLKVGGVLELRTDSKNYFDYSLELFLEQNRVKLEVTKNIKPPITSKYEDRWRRLQKDIYDIRMVNLEKSAPLKISFGFDFEKEFDIEKIIKNFDSKPKVFEDYFVHFERVYKIDENRILLRLSFGNFDRPEHKYILIEGKNASYFSKKPVLSKANIEAHKKIEELLHGK
- a CDS encoding cell division ATP-binding protein FtsE; this encodes MANKVIVAEDLTLAYKKDEPVIKNSSFSIESGSFIFITGPSGSGKSTLIKSFYGALKPLKGELIIGGVELHNIKKSKLSFLRKYLGIIFQDYKLINEWSVKKNVMLPLLIAGYSKEVCENQTKKLLKHVKLSNKADKYPLELSGGEQQRVAMARALAHNPVIILADEPTGNLDDYSSNLIWNLLVGANEQLGTTVVVVTHHIPSQFHVNFKHFHIEDGTVYEIS
- a CDS encoding fibronectin type III domain-containing protein, which produces MRKYYLISLIGFLILFLSGCAKQPRVSQKPKIDTTLPKVQEIRVIADITSVAFEWTPVYDERVEGYYLYRSSQNSAKLKRVAVIEDRFTSHYVDSGLKPNTQYFYRMSTYDEDGRESVPSDVVKIKTLPLIESVSFIEAISNLPRRVKIIWRPHPNPRVKEYIVERSEPDNRDWKKIATIKGRLQAEYIDKGLKDNHLYFYRVKVKTYDGIVSAPSKVVKAFTKPRPKIVKDLKATTDLPKKIVVSWKKNPESDISHYNVYRSSVSNLFFTLHAKVKKNEYTDMIGEDGVVKFYKVTAVDKDGLESFKQDTPVMGSTLPKPEAPVIISSNIEGNSVIIKWHPRDDRAVSYMVVKIEKQGFLNSKEYKYKNIKNTTFKDSSIIPNVKYTYIIYAVDRYGIISKPSEEVEIYIKK
- a CDS encoding FtsX-like permease family protein, which codes for MKSLKNHLSLIIPLFSIFFAIEFYVILDRVIKSYENNLRDDYTILLVANKDIKNEDVSSYVDLANLEIIDPKFMIDRLQKDDISIDIEELRTFLPKFYKVKLEHFPSSKELKSIKERLKRVDGVERVETFSKSHTKIYTLLIVLKQISKIFMGIIAIISFLLILKQIQVWYLEHKERMYIMELFGAPLWMRSGVLIRLAIIDTILSVVSVYGVFYYLLNSNILQNLIGEIYFSFDSSNLLNDSAILVVVGLFITLFSVIFVSIRQVKE